A region of Arabidopsis thaliana chromosome 5, partial sequence DNA encodes the following proteins:
- a CDS encoding tRNA/rRNA methyltransferase (SpoU) family protein has protein sequence MNSCKSLIRASISSFPFVPLPNPNFSITFISVRAFSPLSVLHPNSSCIVTARRTFHGAVALSPESLTEESPKDTVKGLLTTNRGEASSLMKMERRCSLSNGEGDCRGSWFPYEDRFRCGEVHLSSREVLEAVSPHMMEERTDRFRRVVENRSYSVCLVVEGLSDFGNISAAFRSADALGIQSVHVVSCDSSKRYNGNRHVSMGAEKWLDIEFWDTPKECFKVLKSRGYRIATTHLGMDTVSIYDMDWSCPTAIVVGNEGR, from the exons ATGAACTCGTGCAAATCCCTTATCCGTGCCTCAATCTCTTCCTTTCCATTTGTTCCTCttccaaaccctaatttctctATCACCTTCATCTCCGTTCGCGCCTTTTCTCCTCTCTCTGTCCTTCATCCAAATTCATCAT GTATTGTAACAGCTCGACGCACATTTCATGGAGCTGTGGCTCTTTCACCGGAGAGCTTAACGGAAGAGTCTCCCAAGGATACTGTGAAAGGATTGTTAACAACCAATCGTGGTGAGGCCTCAAGCTTGATGAAGATGGAGCGGAGGTGTAGCTTAAGCAATGGTGAGGGTGATTGTAGAGGATCTTGGTTTCCTTACGAGGATAGGTTCAGGTGTGGTGAGGTGCATCTTAGTAGCCGTGAGGTGTTGGAGGCGGTGAGTCCTCATATGATGGAAGAGAGGACAGATAGGTTCAGGCGTGTGGTGGAGAATCGAAGCTACTCGGTGTGTCTTGTGGTTGAAGGTCTCTCTGATTTTGGAAACATCTCTGCTGCTTTCCGCTCAGCTGATGCGTTGGGGATTCAATCTGTACATGTTGTTTCCTGTGACAGCTCCAAAAG GTATAACGGAAATCGCCATGTGAGTATGGGAGCTGAGAAATGGCTGGACATTGAGTTTTGGGACACACCTAAAGAatgtttcaaagttttgaagtCTCGCGGTTACAGAATAGCTACAACTCATTTGGGAATGGACACG GTTTCCATTTACGATATGGACTGGTCATGCCCAACAGCAATAGTTGTTGGAAACGAGGGCAGGTAA
- a CDS encoding U-box domain-containing protein (U-box domain-containing protein; FUNCTIONS IN: ubiquitin-protein ligase activity, ubiquitin-ubiquitin ligase activity; INVOLVED IN: protein ubiquitination, ubiquitin-dependent protein catabolic process; LOCATED IN: ubiquitin ligase complex; EXPRESSED IN: 23 plant structures; EXPRESSED DURING: 13 growth stages; CONTAINS InterPro DOMAIN/s: Ubiquitin conjugation factor E4, core (InterPro:IPR019474), U box domain (InterPro:IPR003613); Has 1036 Blast hits to 1011 proteins in 209 species: Archae - 0; Bacteria - 0; Metazoa - 503; Fungi - 218; Plants - 177; Viruses - 0; Other Eukaryotes - 138 (source: NCBI BLink).) codes for MATSKPQRSPAEIEDIILRKIFYVTLTESTDSDPRIVYLEMTAAEILSEGKELLLSRDLMERVLIDRLSGDFSDAEPPFPYLIGCHRRAYDESKKIQSMKDKNLRSEMEIVTKQAKKLAVSYCRIHLGNPDMFGNSDKPSGGLDNRLKKRNVSPVLPLIFAEVGSGSLDMFGASSSGVQAPPGFLDEFFKDSDFDSLDSILKELYEDLRSTVINVSVLGDFQPPLRALKYLVSLPVGAKSLVSHEWWVPRGAYMNGRAMELTSILGPFFHISALPDNTLFKSQPDVGQQCFSEASERRPADLLSSFSTIKNFMNILYSGLHDVLMILLKSTDTRERVLQFLAEVINANASRAHIQVDPVSCASSGMFVNLSAVMLRLCEPFLDPHLTKRDKIDPKYAFCGHRLKLSDLTALHASSEEVTEWIGKDAMANANDAGRENGNESRLLQSKEATSSSSNASGQNAKSATKYTFICECFFMTARVLNLGLLKALSDFKHLAQDISRGEDNLATLKAMRDQAPSPQLELDISRMEKELELSSQEKLCHEAQILRDGDFIQRALSFYRLMVVWLVGLVGGFKMPLPSTCPMEFSCMPEHFVEDAMELLIFASRIPKALDGVPLDDFMNFIIMFMASPEYVRNPYLRAKMVEVLNCWMPRSSSSSSATSTLFEGHQLSLEYLVRNLLKLYVDIEFTGSHTQFYDKFNIRHNIAELLEYLWQVPSHRNAWRRIAKDEEKGVYLNFLNFLVNDSIYLLDESLNKILEIKQIEADMSNTAEWEQRPTQERQERTRLFHSQENIVRIDMKLANEDVTMLAFTSEEITAPFLLPEMVERVANMLNYFLLQLVGPQRKSLSLKDPEKYEFRPKQLLKQIVRIYVNLARGDTVNIFPGAISSDGRSYNEQLFNAGADVLRRIGEEGRIIQEFMELGTKAKAAASEALDAEAALGEIPDEFLDPIQYTLMRDPVILPSSRITVDRPIIQRHLLSDNHDPFNRAHLTSDMLIPDIELKAKIDEFVKSHQSKKRTSGEDSSNKERIQTTNSDMLID; via the exons ATGGCGACGAGCAAACCTCAAAGATCGCCGGCTGAAATTGAGGATATAATCCTCCGGAAGATATTTTATGTAACCCTAACGGAATCAACTGATTCCGATCCTCGTATTGTTTACTTGGAGATGACGGCCGCTGAGATTCTCAGCGAAGGTAAAGAGCTTTTGCTTTCTCGTGATTTGATGGAGAGAGTTCTCATAGATCGTCTCTCCGGCGACTTTTCCGACGCCGAACCGCCTTTCCCGTATTTAATCGGTTGCCACCGTCGTGCTTACGACGAATCGAAGAAAATCCAGTCGATGAAGGATAAGAATCTGAGATCGGAGATGGAGATTGTCACTAAACAAGCGAAGAAGCTTGCTGTTTCTTACTGTAGGATTCACTTGGGGAATCCTGACATGTTTGGGAACTCGGATAAACCTAGTGGTGGATTGGATAATaggttgaagaagaggaatgTCTCTCCGGTTCTTCCGTTGATCTTTGCTGAGGTTGGTTCTGGTTCGTTGGATATGTTTGGAGCTAGTAGCAGTGGGGTTCAAGCTCCTCCTGggtttttggatgagtttTTCAAAGACTCGGATTTTGATAGCTTGGACTCGATTCTAAAGGAGCTGTATGAGGATTTGAGGTCTACGGTTATAAATGTATCAGTGCTTGGAGATTTCCAGCCACCACTGAGGGCACTCAAGTATCTTGTTAGCTTACCAGTAGGAGCTAAATCTCTGGTTAGTCATGAGTGGTGGGTTCCACGGGGTGCCTATATGAACGGCCGAGCAATGGAGTTGACTAGCATTCTTGGGCCTTTCTTCCATATTAGTGCGCTGCCAGATAATACACTATTCAAGAGTCAACCTGATGTTGG GCAGCAGTGTTTCTCTGAAGCATCGGAACGTCGTCCCGCAGATTTATTATCATCCTTCTCCACGATTAAAAATTTCATGAACATTTTGTACAGCGGGCTGCATGATGTATTGATGATTTTACTTAAAAGTACTGATACCCGTGAGCGTGTTCTACAGTTTCTTGCAGAGGTGATCAATGCAAATGCGTCTAGAGCCCATATACAG GTTGATCCAGTCTCTTGTGCTAGCTCAGGCATGTTTGTTAACCTTAGTGCAGTAATGCTCCGGCTCTGTGAACCATTTTTAGACCCACATTTAACGAAAAGGGATAAGATTGATCCAAAATACGCATTCTGTGGCCATCGCTTAAAATTAAG CGACTTGACCGCTCTCCATGCATCATCCGAAGAAGTTACTGAGTGGATTGGCAAAGATGCTATGGCAAACGCAAATGATGCTGGGCGAGAAAATGGGAACGAAAGTCGCTTGTTACAATCCAAAGAAGCCACAAGTTCTAGTAGTAATGCTTCTGGGCAAAATGCAAAGTCAGCAACTAAATACACTTTCATTTGTGAATGCTTCTTTATGACTGCTAGGGTCCTCAATTTGGGTCTCCTAAAAGCACTCTCTGACTTTAAACATCTTGCTCAG GACATCTCGAGAGGTGAAGATAATCTTGCAACGCTAAAAGCCATGAGAGATCAAGCACCTTCTCCACAGTTGGAACTTGATATATCCCGAATGGAAAAAGAACTAGAGCTGTCTTCGCAGGAAAAGCTTTGCCATGAGGCCCAAATATTGAGG GATGGAGATTTTATTCAGCGAGCTCTGTCTTTCTATCGCCTAATGGTTGTTTGGTTAGTTGGACTAGTCGGTGGCTTTAAGATGCCTCTACCGTCAACTTGCCCTATGGAATTCTCCTGTATGCCTGAGCATTTTGTTGAAGATGCAATGGAGTTGCTGATATTCGCTTCAAGAattcccaaagctttggaCGGGGTGCCGCTG gACGACTTTATGAACTTCATAATTATGTTCATGGCAAGTCCTGAATATGTTAGAAACCCGTATCTCAGAGCAAAGATGGTTGAAGTTCTGAACTGCTGGATGCCTCGTTCAAG tagttcttcttctgctaCATCTACTCTCTTTGAGGGACATCAGTTATCGCTCGAGTATCTTGTCAGGAATTTACTGAAACTATATGTTGACATTGAGTTCACGGGTTCACACACTCAG TTCTATGACAAGTTCAATATTCGCCACAACATTGCCGAGCTTTTAGAGTATCTCTGGCAGGTGCCTAGTCACCGAAATGCATGGAGACGG ATTGCAAAAGACGAAGAGAAGGGCGTGTACTTGAACTTCTTAAACTTCTTAGTCAATGATAGCATCTATCTTCTGGATGAAAGTCTAAACAAAATTCTCGAGATTAAACAAATCGAGGCAGACATGTCAAATACTGCAGAGTGGGAGCAGAGACCAACTCAAGAGAGACAGGAGAGAACAAGACTCTTCCATTCGCAGGAGAAT ATTGTTAGAATCGACATGAAGCTGGCAAATGAAGATGTGACTATGCTTGCATTTACATCCGAGGAGATCACTGCCCCTTTCCTACTCCCTGAGATG GTTGAGAGGGTTGCCAACATGCTTAACTACTTCTTGCTACAACTCGTGGGTCCACAGCGTAAATCTTTAAGCCTGAAAGATCCTGAGAAATATGAATTCCGTCCAAAACAGTTACTTAAACAG ATCGTTCGCATATATGTTAATCTCGCAAGAGGAGACACAGTAAACATATTCCCTGGTGCCATCTCCAGTGATGGCCGATCATATAATGAACAG CTATTCAATGCAGGAGCAGATGTGCTTAGGAGAATAGGTGAAGAGGGAAGAATCATTCAAGAGTTTATGGAGTTAGGCACAAAAGCCAAAGCTGCTGCTTCTGAAGCTCTGGATGCTGAAGCTGCACTTGGGGAAATACCAGACGAGTTCCTTGACCCAATTCAG TACACGCTAATGAGAGATCCAGTAATACTTCCAAGCTCAAGAATCACAGTTGATCGTCCCATCATTCAACGTCATCTTCTCAGCGACAAT CATGATCCATTTAACCGAGCACATTTGACATCGGATATGTTGATACCGGACATCGAGTTGAAGGCGAAAATCGATGAGTTTGTGAAGTCGCATCAGTCTAAGAAACGGACAAGTGGAGAAGATAGCAGCAACAAGGAAAGGATACAGACTACAAACAGTGATATgttaattgattaa